The Brachyhypopomus gauderio isolate BG-103 chromosome 2, BGAUD_0.2, whole genome shotgun sequence genome contains a region encoding:
- the fgd4a gene encoding FYVE, RhoGEF and PH domain-containing protein 4a isoform X10 has translation MDRDAAPDGQQPLLNGDAEDSAVDGKPDLSASRPDTAEQEDTENETRKEDMGMEHKETNEQKLYKIASELLQTEKAYVARLNLLDQVFLAKLMEEAGKGTFPVDVVKNIFSNISSINAFHSQFLLPDLEKRMGEWQSTPRIGDILQKLTPFLKMYAEYVRNFDHAMELLKLWTDRSPQFKAIIQEIQKQEVCGSLTLQHHMLEPVQRVPRYEMLLKDYLKKLPQEHMDHRDAEKSLEIIATAATHSNTAIRKNDNLKKLLEIYEMLGEEEDIVNASNEFIKEGHILKLAARNTSAMDRYLFLFNNMLLYCVPKFSLVGQKFTLRTRIGIDGLKVTETFNDDYPHTFQVSGKERTLELQASSEQDKEGWIKAFQETIEVFLQKNETFKTASKELEEVSISELGKRAPRWIRDNEVTMCMKCREPFNALTRRRHHCRACGYVVCWKCSDNKAALEYDGNKINKVCRDCYSVLTGHADSEEKEGKKKGILEIEAAQFSGSSIMCGFLQYCEKNKPWQKVWCVIPQKEALVLYLYGAPQDVKAQCTIPLLGYLVDDAARPTDPPAIFRLSQSKSVHSFAAETEELKQRWLRVVRLAVTGEVPEAPPPGDATVLESSQEPSTESM, from the exons ATGGACAGAGACGCTGCTCCGGACGGCCAGCAGCCACTGCTCAACGGAGACGCAGAGGACTCGGCGGTGGATGGGAAACCAGACCTGTCTGCCTCTCGCCCCGATACGGCAGAGCAGGAGGACACAGAAAATGAAACCCGCAAGGAAGACATGGGCATGGAacacaag GAGACCAATGAACAGAAGCTTTATAAGATTGCCAGTGAGCTTTTGCAGACAGAGAAGGCTTATGTGGCAAGACTCAACTTATTAGACCAG GTGTTCCTCGCAAAGTTGATGGAGGAGGCAGGGAAAGGAACATTCCCAGTGGATGTAGTGAAGAACATCTTCTCCAATATCTCCTCCATCAATGCCTTCCACAGCCAGTTCCTCCTGCCAGACCTGGAAAAACGCATGGGGGAATG GCAGTCCACACCTCGCATCGGGGACATCCTTCAGAAGCTCACGCCTTTCCTGAAGATGTACGCAGAGTACGTGAGGAACTTTGATCACGCCATGGAGCTGCTAAAACTCTGGACGGATCGCTCGCCTCAGTTTAAAGCCATCATACAGGAAATCCAG AAGCAGGAAGTTTGTGGGAGTCTCACTCTACAGCACCACATGTTGGAGCCGGTCCAGAGAGTGCCTAGATATGAGATGCTCCTCAAAGACTACCTGAAGAAGCTTCCTCAGGAACACATGGACCACAGGGATGCGGAGA AGTCCTTGGAGATTATTGCTACAGCAGCCACCCATTCCAACACGGCAATTCGCAAAAAT GACAACTTGAAGAAATTGCTGGAAATCTACGAGAtgctgggggaggaggaggacatTGTGAACGCCTCCAACGAGTTCATTAAAGAGGGCCACATTCTCAAACTGGCCGCCAGGAACACGTCGGCCATGGACAGATATCTCTTCCTG TTCAACAACATGCTGCTGTATTGTGTACCCAAGTTCAGTCTTGTTGGACAGAAGTTCACTTTGCGTACACGGATAGGAATCGACGGCCTGAAGGTGACGGAGACGTTCAACGACGACTACCCACACACCTTCCAGGTGTCCGGCAAGGAGCGCACACTGGAGCTGCAGGCCAG CTCCGAGCAAGACAAGGAGGGCTGGATAAAG GCATTCCAGGAAACAATTGAGGTCTTTCTCCAAAAGAACGAGACGTTTAAAACAGCATCTAAGGAACTGGAGGAAGTATCG ATATCCGAGCTGGGGAAACGAGCTCCCCGCTGGATTCGGGACAATGAGGTGACCATGTGCATGAAGTGCAGAGAGCCTTTCAATGCCCTGACGCGAAGGAGACACCACTGCCGCGCGTGCGGCTAT GTGGTTTGCTGGAAGTGCTCGGACAACAAGGCTGCGCTGGAATACGATGGCAACAAGATTAACAAGGTGTGTCGTGACTGCTACTCGGTCCTAACCGGCCATGCGGACAGCGAGGAGAAGGAAGGCAAGAAGAAAGGGATTCTGGAG ATTGAAGCAGCACAGTTCTCAGGTAGTAGCATAATGTGTGGCTTCCTGCAGTACTGTGAGAAGAACAAGCCCTGGCAGAAGGTCTGGTGTGTCATTCCCCAGAAGGAGGCTTTAGTGCTCTACCTGTACGGAGCTCCACAG GACGTTAAGGCCCAGTGCACCATTCCTCTGCTGGGCTACTTGGTAGACGACGCTGCCCGGCCCACGGATCCTCCGGCCATTTTCCGGCTGTCCCAGTCGAAGTCCGTGCACAGTTTCGCAGCGGAGACCGAGGAGCTGAAGCAGCGCTGGCTACGTGTCGTCCGCTTGGCCGTGACCGGCGAGGTGCcagaggccccgccccctggcgACGCCACCGTGCTGGAGAGCAGTCAGGAGCCGAGCACAGAGAGCATGTGA
- the fgd4a gene encoding FYVE, RhoGEF and PH domain-containing protein 4a isoform X5, with product MLDMSNQDVSDFRRTAFRRKTKAYGGSVEHHECTSDTDPERSPSARGSSSERQSQDSRPRGQSSPGVNGRGSGRCLPQHLKPQVPPKPEHLQSPVTELCVSLGKTPPFSSKMEDGGGGGSTKGRVLDLINHFEENSLSESKREGSPLKHKPIKGAPVHKSVVRPLESCDKPLDSSSHVRRPSANGVLARMDRDAAPDGQQPLLNGDAEDSAVDGKPDLSASRPDTAEQEDTENETRKEDMGMEHKETNEQKLYKIASELLQTEKAYVARLNLLDQVFLAKLMEEAGKGTFPVDVVKNIFSNISSINAFHSQFLLPDLEKRMGEWQSTPRIGDILQKLTPFLKMYAEYVRNFDHAMELLKLWTDRSPQFKAIIQEIQKQEVCGSLTLQHHMLEPVQRVPRYEMLLKDYLKKLPQEHMDHRDAEKSLEIIATAATHSNTAIRKNDNLKKLLEIYEMLGEEEDIVNASNEFIKEGHILKLAARNTSAMDRYLFLFNNMLLYCVPKFSLVGQKFTLRTRIGIDGLKVTETFNDDYPHTFQVSGKERTLELQASSEQDKEGWIKAFQETIEVFLQKNETFKTASKELEEVSISELGKRAPRWIRDNEVTMCMKCREPFNALTRRRHHCRACGYVVCWKCSDNKAALEYDGNKINKVCRDCYSVLTGHADSEEKEGKKKGILEIEAAQFSGSSIMCGFLQYCEKNKPWQKVWCVIPQKEALVLYLYGAPQDVKAQCTIPLLGYLVDDAARPTDPPAIFRLSQSKSVHSFAAETEELKQRWLRVVRLAVTGEVPEAPPPGDATVLESSQEPSTESM from the exons ATCCTGAGAGGAGCCCCAGCGCACGAGGCAGTTCcagtgagagacagagtcagGACAGCAGGCCCAGAGGCCAGAGCTCTCCTGGAGTAAATGGAAGAGGTTCGGGCCGCTGCCTACCACAGCATCTCAAACCACAAG TGCCACCTAAACCAGAACACCTCCAGAGCCCGGTGACAGAGCTGTGTGTATCGCTGGGCAAGACTCCACCCTTCAGCTCCAagatggaggatggaggaggtgggggaagCACGAAGGGCAGAGTGTTGGACCTCATTAACCACTTTGAGGAGAACAG ccTCTCAGAGAGCAAgcgggagggctctcctctcaAGCACAAACCTATCAAGGGCGCTCCTGTGCACAAGAGCGTTGTGAGGCCGCTCGAGTCCTGTGATAAGCCGCTGGACAGCAGCAGCCATGTGCGCAGGCCCTCGGCCAACGGCGTGCTAGCCCGGATGGACAGAGACGCTGCTCCGGACGGCCAGCAGCCACTGCTCAACGGAGACGCAGAGGACTCGGCGGTGGATGGGAAACCAGACCTGTCTGCCTCTCGCCCCGATACGGCAGAGCAGGAGGACACAGAAAATGAAACCCGCAAGGAAGACATGGGCATGGAacacaag GAGACCAATGAACAGAAGCTTTATAAGATTGCCAGTGAGCTTTTGCAGACAGAGAAGGCTTATGTGGCAAGACTCAACTTATTAGACCAG GTGTTCCTCGCAAAGTTGATGGAGGAGGCAGGGAAAGGAACATTCCCAGTGGATGTAGTGAAGAACATCTTCTCCAATATCTCCTCCATCAATGCCTTCCACAGCCAGTTCCTCCTGCCAGACCTGGAAAAACGCATGGGGGAATG GCAGTCCACACCTCGCATCGGGGACATCCTTCAGAAGCTCACGCCTTTCCTGAAGATGTACGCAGAGTACGTGAGGAACTTTGATCACGCCATGGAGCTGCTAAAACTCTGGACGGATCGCTCGCCTCAGTTTAAAGCCATCATACAGGAAATCCAG AAGCAGGAAGTTTGTGGGAGTCTCACTCTACAGCACCACATGTTGGAGCCGGTCCAGAGAGTGCCTAGATATGAGATGCTCCTCAAAGACTACCTGAAGAAGCTTCCTCAGGAACACATGGACCACAGGGATGCGGAGA AGTCCTTGGAGATTATTGCTACAGCAGCCACCCATTCCAACACGGCAATTCGCAAAAAT GACAACTTGAAGAAATTGCTGGAAATCTACGAGAtgctgggggaggaggaggacatTGTGAACGCCTCCAACGAGTTCATTAAAGAGGGCCACATTCTCAAACTGGCCGCCAGGAACACGTCGGCCATGGACAGATATCTCTTCCTG TTCAACAACATGCTGCTGTATTGTGTACCCAAGTTCAGTCTTGTTGGACAGAAGTTCACTTTGCGTACACGGATAGGAATCGACGGCCTGAAGGTGACGGAGACGTTCAACGACGACTACCCACACACCTTCCAGGTGTCCGGCAAGGAGCGCACACTGGAGCTGCAGGCCAG CTCCGAGCAAGACAAGGAGGGCTGGATAAAG GCATTCCAGGAAACAATTGAGGTCTTTCTCCAAAAGAACGAGACGTTTAAAACAGCATCTAAGGAACTGGAGGAAGTATCG ATATCCGAGCTGGGGAAACGAGCTCCCCGCTGGATTCGGGACAATGAGGTGACCATGTGCATGAAGTGCAGAGAGCCTTTCAATGCCCTGACGCGAAGGAGACACCACTGCCGCGCGTGCGGCTAT GTGGTTTGCTGGAAGTGCTCGGACAACAAGGCTGCGCTGGAATACGATGGCAACAAGATTAACAAGGTGTGTCGTGACTGCTACTCGGTCCTAACCGGCCATGCGGACAGCGAGGAGAAGGAAGGCAAGAAGAAAGGGATTCTGGAG ATTGAAGCAGCACAGTTCTCAGGTAGTAGCATAATGTGTGGCTTCCTGCAGTACTGTGAGAAGAACAAGCCCTGGCAGAAGGTCTGGTGTGTCATTCCCCAGAAGGAGGCTTTAGTGCTCTACCTGTACGGAGCTCCACAG GACGTTAAGGCCCAGTGCACCATTCCTCTGCTGGGCTACTTGGTAGACGACGCTGCCCGGCCCACGGATCCTCCGGCCATTTTCCGGCTGTCCCAGTCGAAGTCCGTGCACAGTTTCGCAGCGGAGACCGAGGAGCTGAAGCAGCGCTGGCTACGTGTCGTCCGCTTGGCCGTGACCGGCGAGGTGCcagaggccccgccccctggcgACGCCACCGTGCTGGAGAGCAGTCAGGAGCCGAGCACAGAGAGCATGTGA